In Macadamia integrifolia cultivar HAES 741 chromosome 13, SCU_Mint_v3, whole genome shotgun sequence, one DNA window encodes the following:
- the LOC122059128 gene encoding condensin complex subunit 2-like, with protein MADALSPNPSTTPRQRAPMASRVQSPTSPFHLGSNDDQLERPQAREERAAAIRRKPIAATEPPPPTDPCLCKEQVIELFQNCVKLSSGNKINRKNTWELNLIDHLSEIIKVEAQDDVETNFQKASCTLEAGVKIYSLRVDSMHSEAYKVLGGSNRAGRADEHAINIHRGVSPYPSQFGGNKVESGKPEKSEHDGGLLANNRIQNTPMKQFCRLIMAVLYKMRAVLRKKRGRCRALNVKKFDVAFAVDPLYHQTSARFDEGGAKGLLLNDLGVYGGCLVLFDSMEAPGKCMANETRNDTLDMVDLSFVKVHIEQMVVNMCREDHISPTLRDIIALFDKDNQRKSISFSVGPKIADHVVASVDGRVELNDDAFVTCNTWVSDHDDKASVIDETNPSFPCHHVVCFICKMENDPYTFDEPDVDDRFEKVAGFLYLGLGLTTKQNAWAGPDHWKYRKAKDEPGQQSPDSGSFPSWGNDSVVDGQFDDGNLQSDVEDSTTLISQPRQVNKIEVQYDKTSKQVDVHALKETLWSHMRESEQMPEIDPKTMVSFRHVLGSFPDECQAAACKDISPHLCFICLLHLANEHGLTIHDCPSLDDLHIFFPHAEVQVP; from the exons ATGGCGGATGCTTTGAGCCCTAATCCGTCAACCACGCCGAGGCAGAGAGCACCCATGGCTTCTCGTGTTCAATCTCCGACTAGTCCGTTCCATTTGGGCTCCAACGACGATCAACTAGAACGTCCCCAGGCTCGGGAAGAACGTGCGGCCGCTATCCGCCGCAAGCCCATTGCCGCTACTGAACCTCCTCCGCCTACCGATCCCTGTCTCTGTAAGGAACAGGTTATTGAGTTGTTCCAGAATTGTGTTAAGCTCTCCAGCGGAAAT AAAATAAACCGGAAAAACACTTGGGAACTGAACCTTATAGATCATCTTAGTGAGATTATTAAAGTTGAAGCACAAGATGATGTCGAGACTAATTTTCAGAAG GCAAGTTGCACACTGGAAGCTGGGGTTAAAATTTATTCATTGAGGGTGGATTCAATGCATTCAGAAGCATATAAGGTCCTTGGTGGAAGTAATCGAGCAGGTCGAGCAGATGAACATG CAATTAACATCCACCGTGGTGTCTCTCCATATCCTAGTCAGTTCGGTGGTAATAAG GTAGAATCTGGAAAACCAGAGAAGAGTGAACATGATGGAGGACTGTTGGCTAATAATAGGATTCAGAATACACCTATG AAGCAGTTTTGTAGACTGATAATGGCAGTGTTGTACAAGATGAGGGCCGTtctaagaaagaagagaggaag GTGTCGCGCTCTTAATGTGAAAAAGTTTGATG TTGCATTTGCAGTGGATCCTCTGTATCATCAAACATCTGCACGATTTGACGAAGGGGGTGCCAAGGGTCTTCTATTGAATGATCTTGGAGTATATGGTGGCTGTTTGGTACTTTTTGATTCAATGGAAGCACCAGGGAAATGTATGGCTAATGAAACTCGAAATGATACCTTGGATATGGTTGACCTTTCATTTGTAAAAG TACACATTGAGCAGATGGTTGTCAACATGTGCAGAGAGGATCACATTTCGCCAACTCTGAGGGATATTATCGCTCTGTTTGACAAAGACAATCAAAGGAAATCGATTTCATTTTCTGTTGGCCCAAAAATTGCTGATCATGTTGTTGCATCTGTTGATGGCCGAGTTGAGTTGAACGATGATGCATTTGTGACTTGTAACACTTGGGTATCCGATCATGATGACAAAGCAAGTGTCATTGATGAGACGAATCCTAGTTTTCCATGTCACCATGTGGTGTGTTTTATATGTAAAATG GAAAATGATCCATACACATTTGATGAACCTGATGTAGATGACAGATTTGAGAAGGTTGCTGGTTTTTTGTATTTAGGATTGGGTTTGACTACGAAACAGAATGCTTGGGCTGGTCCAGACCATTGGAAGTATCGGAAGGCTAAAG ATGAGCCAGGGCAGCAAAGCCCTGATTCTGGATCCTTTCCATCATGGGGCAATGATAGTGTGGTTGATGGCCAATTCGATGATGGAAATCTTCAAAGTGATGTGGAAGACTCAACCACCCTTATCTCTCAGCCACGCCAG GTAAACAAAATTGAAGTCCAGTATGATAAAACCTCTAAGCAAGTTGATGTTCATGCATTAAAAGAAACACTCTGGAGCCACATGAGAGAATCCGAACAGATGCCTGAAATT GATCCCAAAACTATGGTATCCTTCAGGCATGTATTGGGAAGCTTTCCTGATGAGTGCCAAGCTGCAGCTTGTAAGGATATTTCCCCCCATTTGTGTTTTATATGCCTCTTGCATCTAGCTAATGAGCATGGCTTGACCATCCATGATTGCCCCAGTTTGGATGACCTACATATATTCTTTCCTCATGCTGAAGTGCAGGTGCCATGA